Proteins encoded in a region of the Mucilaginibacter sabulilitoris genome:
- a CDS encoding TonB-dependent receptor gives MKKYLQTLLFLLLCATAANATKLKGYVYDRKTGEPMVGATVNLDNTKKATTTGLDGSFELKDVPRGKQTLRISYVMYKTVAKELDILKEDNPSVKIYMEDASTALQEVSISAKKNGSTENTARRLEQQSTQVMNVVSGRAIEISPDLTVANVIARVSGVSVERNSNGDGQYAILRGMDKRYNYTLVNGVKIPSPDNKYRYVPLDIFPSDLLARLEVYKTLTPNLEGDAVGGVVNMVMKDAPDRFEVNANIAGGYSQLFFDRKFMSYDYGSINHKSPSEINGKAYQATQADFPKGTLNYSLKHPAPNVVGSLSLGQRFFDSKLGVLVAGSYQNTYRGSNSVFFDSKVASTDKFASITSRSDRQYSEQQKRYGLFSKVDYVIDSRNKLSLFNTYVNLTNIQVRDEVSIDFANSYHPDPGQAQLGYSTRSRLTEQQIYNGMLRGDHKLFNDKLKVQWSAVYSSAENEVPDNTSISLNGVRENYINTRTLLSNGTPLNYRWERNTDEDKAGYLDLTYTAPIAGVNVDFSAGGLYRDKERSGFYNNYSLTPVNPNAVYGVDFQNYTDLNFTVTNPGGAVNNPLTYDASEKIGAGYGMFKFTTKTVQVVGGARVEHTNQGYNLLFPQGELRPKGSQVYTDVLPSLTLKYFFTDKEQLHASYFRSINRPGFYEIVPSKVVNEEYEERGNPDLKRAIADNFDLRYELFPNASTQLLLGAFYKSIKDPIEYIFKPDATRGQDIYYTPGNFGTAHNYGVELDFIKFINKFGVKANYTYTHSRITTPKDSRYIDANGDLQTRLVNQTRPLFGQSEHIANISLLYKDTKKGWDAQVSGAYTGPRINTVSQFLDNDLWQQGFIQMDASVEKRFKNNLSVFIKGGNLLNTPSKLFIKGTNPANANVAGLDESNGRTLIRSDYYEQTYLIGVRYKL, from the coding sequence ATGAAGAAATATCTACAGACCTTATTATTCCTGCTGTTGTGTGCCACGGCAGCAAACGCAACAAAGCTTAAGGGCTATGTTTATGACCGTAAAACCGGCGAACCAATGGTGGGCGCCACGGTTAACCTCGATAATACTAAGAAAGCGACAACTACCGGTTTAGATGGCTCATTTGAGCTCAAAGATGTACCAAGGGGAAAACAGACCCTGCGTATTTCTTATGTGATGTATAAAACCGTTGCAAAGGAACTGGATATATTAAAGGAGGATAACCCTTCCGTAAAAATATATATGGAAGATGCCAGTACCGCCCTGCAGGAAGTTTCAATATCTGCAAAAAAGAATGGGTCGACAGAAAATACAGCCAGGCGTTTGGAGCAGCAGTCAACCCAGGTGATGAACGTTGTATCCGGAAGGGCTATAGAAATATCGCCAGATTTAACCGTGGCCAACGTTATAGCGCGTGTTTCGGGCGTATCTGTTGAAAGGAACAGCAATGGCGACGGGCAATACGCCATATTGAGGGGTATGGATAAACGCTATAACTATACATTGGTTAATGGCGTTAAAATACCAAGTCCCGATAACAAATACCGCTATGTGCCGCTTGATATATTCCCGTCAGACTTGTTAGCCAGGCTGGAGGTTTATAAAACCCTTACCCCTAACCTGGAAGGTGATGCCGTTGGCGGCGTTGTGAACATGGTGATGAAAGACGCTCCCGACCGTTTTGAAGTAAACGCCAACATTGCCGGAGGCTATAGCCAGTTATTTTTCGACCGCAAATTTATGAGTTATGATTATGGGTCAATAAACCACAAATCGCCTTCAGAAATTAATGGTAAAGCTTACCAGGCTACCCAGGCCGATTTTCCTAAGGGAACGCTGAACTATTCTTTAAAGCACCCCGCACCTAACGTGGTAGGCAGCTTGTCATTAGGTCAGCGCTTTTTTGATAGCAAGCTTGGCGTGCTTGTTGCGGGTAGTTATCAAAATACTTACCGGGGAAGCAATAGTGTATTCTTTGATTCAAAAGTTGCCAGTACGGATAAGTTCGCTTCTATTACCAGCAGGAGTGACCGGCAATATTCAGAGCAGCAAAAACGTTACGGCCTGTTCTCAAAAGTTGATTACGTAATCGACAGCCGCAACAAGCTAAGTTTATTTAATACCTATGTTAACCTTACCAATATTCAGGTTCGCGATGAGGTTTCTATTGATTTTGCCAATAGCTATCACCCAGATCCGGGACAGGCCCAGTTAGGTTACTCAACACGCAGCCGTTTAACAGAACAGCAAATTTACAATGGTATGCTGCGTGGCGATCATAAACTGTTTAATGATAAATTAAAGGTACAATGGTCGGCGGTTTATTCATCTGCCGAAAATGAAGTGCCTGATAATACTTCAATTTCCCTGAATGGTGTCCGCGAAAATTATATAAATACCCGTACCCTATTGAGTAATGGCACGCCGCTTAACTATCGTTGGGAACGTAACACCGACGAAGATAAAGCGGGTTACCTTGACCTTACCTATACAGCGCCAATTGCAGGAGTTAATGTTGATTTCTCTGCGGGTGGTTTATATCGTGATAAGGAACGCAGTGGTTTTTATAACAATTATTCATTAACCCCGGTTAACCCGAACGCTGTTTATGGTGTGGATTTTCAAAATTATACCGACCTCAATTTTACGGTAACAAATCCGGGGGGTGCAGTAAATAACCCATTAACTTACGATGCTTCTGAAAAGATTGGTGCAGGATATGGTATGTTTAAGTTTACTACGAAAACTGTACAGGTTGTGGGTGGCGCACGGGTTGAACATACCAACCAGGGATATAACCTGCTTTTCCCGCAGGGCGAATTACGTCCAAAGGGCAGCCAAGTGTATACCGATGTACTGCCAAGCTTAACCTTAAAGTACTTTTTTACGGATAAAGAGCAATTGCATGCTTCGTATTTCAGGTCAATTAATCGCCCGGGGTTTTATGAGATAGTGCCGAGCAAAGTAGTGAATGAGGAATATGAAGAACGCGGTAACCCGGATTTGAAACGCGCTATAGCCGATAACTTTGATTTAAGATATGAGCTTTTTCCAAATGCATCTACACAATTGTTATTAGGTGCATTCTATAAATCTATCAAAGACCCAATTGAGTATATTTTTAAACCAGATGCCACCCGTGGCCAGGATATTTATTATACACCAGGCAACTTTGGTACAGCGCACAATTACGGTGTTGAGCTCGATTTTATTAAGTTTATTAATAAGTTTGGTGTAAAAGCCAACTATACCTACACACATTCACGTATTACCACGCCAAAAGATTCGAGGTATATTGATGCCAACGGCGACTTGCAAACCAGGCTGGTAAATCAAACAAGACCGCTTTTTGGACAGTCAGAACATATTGCAAATATTTCCCTGCTTTATAAGGATACCAAAAAGGGCTGGGATGCACAGGTGTCCGGAGCTTACACAGGCCCACGTATTAATACAGTTTCGCAATTTTTAGATAACGATTTATGGCAGCAAGGTTTTATTCAGATGGATGCTTCTGTTGAAAAGAGATTTAAAAATAACCTGAGCGTATTTATTAAGGGCGGCAACTTGCTTAACACCCCAAGCAAGCTGTTTATAAAAGGCACCAACCCGGCCAATGCAAATGTTGCAGGGCTGGACGAATCTAACGGGCGTACCCTGATCCGCAGTGATTATTATGAACAAACTTACCTTATAGGTGTACGCTATAAACTTTAA
- a CDS encoding right-handed parallel beta-helix repeat-containing protein — translation MMNLKQIFAAMLISAIAFTGCRKANLDVDTSSNDGSALGEISGVWAKGSTQIIKGDVIIPEGKSLTIEEGVTVLMDTLAKPEFIVRGNLYSLGTAENPVKFTVNDAYKTPAKKFGKMWGGILAAPTCSELVLDHTILEYGGNTTSDASTSVKQGLYKATAGENLPALWFSNVNGKLIVVNCTVRNFQEDCTYIEGGKIIFANNIFYTTGVTGGEAMNFKSGCLADVGFNMVYSTNTNALKLSNSGDRTPQAYIIAYNNTMINTGWRRPSAKGGSIWVENTVHVDLYNNLFANTRFGIKRDTKAPEDKRSVISNNLYFGYDQTTVNQFQPSNDIVAGVNDIISNKAGDNDPKFVNYPESTPVLNPDFDLTWDFHLQAGSPALGKGKTNFTRHHAAGITVNGITYTSPEPANYIGAFGTK, via the coding sequence ATGATGAACTTAAAACAAATATTTGCAGCTATGCTGATATCGGCTATCGCCTTTACCGGTTGCAGAAAAGCTAACCTCGATGTAGATACCAGCTCTAACGATGGCTCTGCTTTGGGCGAAATATCAGGTGTATGGGCAAAAGGCAGCACCCAGATTATTAAGGGTGATGTTATTATCCCCGAAGGAAAATCACTCACCATTGAAGAAGGTGTTACCGTATTAATGGATACCCTGGCTAAACCCGAATTTATAGTGAGGGGAAACTTGTACTCTTTAGGTACGGCCGAAAACCCGGTGAAATTTACCGTGAACGATGCTTATAAAACACCGGCTAAAAAGTTTGGTAAAATGTGGGGCGGTATATTGGCAGCTCCAACCTGCAGCGAACTGGTGCTTGACCATACTATTTTAGAGTACGGAGGTAATACTACTTCTGATGCCTCAACTTCGGTAAAACAAGGTTTATATAAGGCTACCGCCGGCGAAAACTTACCTGCGCTATGGTTTTCAAATGTAAACGGAAAGCTTATTGTAGTTAACTGTACAGTGCGGAATTTTCAGGAAGACTGTACTTATATTGAAGGTGGTAAAATCATTTTTGCCAACAATATATTTTATACTACTGGCGTAACAGGCGGCGAGGCCATGAACTTTAAATCGGGCTGTTTGGCCGATGTTGGCTTTAATATGGTGTACAGCACCAATACCAATGCCTTAAAGCTATCTAACTCCGGCGACCGTACCCCGCAGGCTTATATCATCGCCTATAACAATACCATGATCAATACCGGCTGGCGCAGACCATCGGCTAAAGGTGGTTCTATTTGGGTAGAAAATACCGTTCATGTTGATTTGTATAACAACCTGTTTGCCAATACCCGTTTCGGCATAAAAAGAGATACCAAAGCGCCGGAAGATAAGCGCTCCGTGATCAGCAATAACCTGTATTTTGGTTATGATCAAACCACGGTAAATCAGTTTCAGCCATCAAACGATATTGTAGCTGGTGTAAACGATATTATCAGTAACAAGGCTGGTGATAACGATCCTAAGTTCGTGAACTACCCTGAATCAACCCCGGTATTAAACCCCGATTTTGATCTTACCTGGGATTTTCATTTACAAGCCGGATCACCTGCTTTAGGCAAAGGCAAAACCAACTTTACAAGGCACCATGCGGCGGGTATAACGGTTAACGGAATAACCTATACTTCGCCGGAGCCTGCCAATTATATAGGGGCTTTTGGTACAAAGTAA
- a CDS encoding phytase, which yields MSKLNNFLFAPLAIVLLNTACGQSQVRDDKQPAVPGITATAIKPAVITEPVLFDTDDPAIWINPANHAKSLIIGTDKNSEGALYVFDLQGKIIKDKVVRGLKRPNNVDLAYGLMLGGKPTDIAITTERMTHKLRIYSLPDMKPVDNGGIDVFVGETGFEYRDLMGISIYTSKAGKMYAVVGRKNGPKDGGYLWQYLLQDDGTGHVKATLVRKFGKYSGKKEIESIAVDNELGYIYYSDEQVGVRQYYADPEKGDKELAIFGTTGFKADHEGISIYKLTPTTGYILVSDQGANRFQIFSREGTAKNPFDHKLVKIANVEAHESDGSDVTATPLNDTFKHGIFVVMCNDKTFHYYRWEDIAGKELKVKADSAKLLP from the coding sequence ATGAGTAAACTAAACAATTTTTTATTTGCCCCATTGGCTATTGTACTGCTCAATACCGCCTGCGGCCAAAGCCAGGTGCGCGACGATAAACAACCCGCTGTGCCAGGTATCACGGCAACAGCTATAAAACCGGCTGTTATTACAGAACCGGTACTGTTTGACACCGACGATCCGGCCATTTGGATAAACCCCGCTAATCATGCGAAAAGTCTGATAATTGGTACCGACAAGAACAGCGAAGGTGCCCTGTATGTATTTGACCTGCAGGGGAAGATTATTAAAGATAAAGTAGTACGGGGACTAAAACGGCCAAACAACGTCGATTTAGCGTATGGCCTGATGTTAGGCGGCAAGCCCACAGATATTGCCATTACCACCGAGCGTATGACCCATAAACTGCGCATATACTCTTTGCCCGACATGAAACCTGTAGACAATGGTGGCATTGATGTATTTGTAGGCGAAACCGGTTTTGAATACCGCGATTTGATGGGGATATCCATTTATACCTCAAAAGCGGGTAAAATGTATGCCGTGGTTGGCCGTAAAAACGGCCCGAAAGATGGCGGATATTTATGGCAGTATTTATTACAGGATGATGGTACCGGCCACGTGAAAGCTACTTTGGTTCGTAAGTTTGGTAAATACAGCGGTAAAAAGGAAATTGAGTCAATTGCGGTTGATAACGAGCTGGGTTATATTTATTATTCGGACGAGCAGGTTGGTGTGCGCCAGTATTATGCCGATCCGGAGAAAGGCGACAAAGAGCTGGCCATATTTGGTACTACGGGCTTTAAGGCCGACCATGAAGGTATCTCCATTTATAAATTAACCCCAACCACCGGCTATATCCTGGTATCTGACCAGGGAGCTAATCGTTTTCAGATTTTTAGTCGCGAGGGCACAGCGAAAAATCCGTTTGACCATAAACTGGTGAAGATAGCCAATGTAGAAGCGCACGAAAGTGATGGCTCTGATGTAACAGCTACTCCGCTTAACGATACATTTAAACACGGTATTTTTGTGGTAATGTGTAACGATAAAACATTCCACTATTACCGTTGGGAAGATATAGCCGGCAAGGAGCTGAAAGTAAAAGCTGATAGCGCTAAATTACTACCCTAA
- a CDS encoding DUF1223 domain-containing protein — MKPIKFLSLCAGPMLLAIVAGAAINHKTEPVKSADQTINGKGFALLELFTSEGCSSCPSADELLAKIQKESQGKPVYVLAYHVDYWNQLGWKDIFSNADYSKRQKEYSYTLNAQVYTPQVVINGKSEAVGSDERALRNAIAEGLAGSPSANITLQAQQNGDKLTVNYQVTSGSATDKLLLAVVQKSAVSKVKAGENDGRTLTHAQIVRGLYPVKLTPEKKGVSTIKLPQGFNTQGWEVVGFVQSKTNGEILSATKAQFSATSTAAL; from the coding sequence ATGAAACCTATTAAATTTTTAAGTCTTTGCGCCGGTCCTATGCTGCTGGCAATTGTAGCAGGAGCCGCCATCAACCATAAAACAGAACCCGTTAAAAGTGCCGATCAAACCATAAATGGAAAGGGATTTGCCCTATTAGAATTGTTTACATCAGAAGGCTGCTCAAGCTGCCCGTCTGCTGATGAATTACTGGCCAAAATTCAAAAAGAATCACAGGGGAAACCTGTTTATGTACTGGCCTACCATGTTGATTATTGGAACCAGTTGGGATGGAAAGACATTTTCAGCAATGCCGACTATTCAAAGCGTCAAAAAGAATACAGCTACACCCTTAACGCCCAGGTTTACACCCCGCAGGTAGTCATAAACGGAAAATCTGAAGCTGTAGGATCAGACGAACGTGCCCTTCGCAACGCTATTGCCGAAGGATTGGCAGGCTCACCTTCGGCCAACATTACACTTCAGGCACAGCAAAACGGCGATAAGCTTACTGTAAATTACCAGGTAACGAGCGGCTCAGCAACTGACAAGCTATTATTAGCCGTAGTACAAAAATCTGCTGTAAGCAAAGTAAAGGCTGGTGAAAACGATGGTCGTACCCTAACACATGCCCAAATAGTACGTGGGCTGTACCCTGTGAAACTAACACCGGAGAAAAAAGGTGTAAGCACTATTAAACTTCCGCAAGGCTTTAATACACAAGGCTGGGAGGTTGTAGGGTTTGTACAAAGCAAAACCAATGGCGAAATTTTAAGCGCTACAAAGGCTCAATTTAGCGCAACGTCAACTGCTGCGTTATAA
- a CDS encoding LytR/AlgR family response regulator transcription factor has protein sequence MNIIIIEDELKAARSLQNIISEIKPQAKITAQLQSVESSVRYLSEQQQPDLIFMDIQLADGLCFEIFKSVKVSCPIIFCTAFDEYSLEAFKANSVDYILKPFSKNDIAEAFKKVDELKNFFQQSVMPDINSLLSQIAPPAGKKSFLVFKHNKYITIATDTIAFFYIRNEGTSIMCFDQQEYSINQSLDQVAGLLSPAQFFRLNRQYLINFSAVKEVEHYFMRKLYVKLVIPTPDKLLVNKEKSPLFLNWLENR, from the coding sequence ATGAATATAATCATCATTGAAGACGAATTAAAGGCAGCCAGGTCACTTCAGAATATCATATCAGAGATAAAACCGCAGGCAAAAATTACTGCACAGCTCCAGAGTGTGGAAAGCTCTGTACGTTATCTTTCTGAACAACAGCAGCCCGATTTAATATTCATGGACATTCAGCTTGCTGATGGCTTATGTTTCGAGATTTTTAAATCGGTTAAAGTTTCGTGCCCTATTATATTTTGTACCGCGTTTGACGAGTATTCGCTTGAGGCATTTAAAGCTAACAGCGTGGATTATATACTTAAGCCGTTTTCAAAAAATGATATAGCCGAAGCCTTTAAAAAGGTAGATGAGCTCAAAAACTTTTTCCAGCAGAGCGTTATGCCTGATATTAATAGCTTACTATCGCAAATTGCACCTCCGGCCGGAAAAAAGAGCTTTCTTGTATTTAAACACAACAAGTATATTACCATAGCTACAGATACTATCGCTTTTTTTTACATCAGGAACGAGGGTACTTCTATCATGTGTTTTGATCAGCAGGAATACAGTATTAACCAATCGCTCGACCAGGTTGCAGGCCTGTTATCGCCTGCTCAGTTCTTCCGGTTAAACAGGCAGTACCTGATCAATTTTAGCGCTGTAAAAGAAGTTGAACATTATTTTATGCGGAAGTTATATGTAAAGCTGGTTATTCCAACGCCCGACAAATTACTTGTCAACAAAGAAAAATCTCCACTCTTCTTAAACTGGCTCGAGAACAGGTAA
- a CDS encoding sensor histidine kinase, with translation MKDTPFRISPGIIWISSIFLGLLASVPQIAERHFNTAEAAVNSAITALFALFVWYYNIYTLQGNPSKQKNRSFSYSRLLTSLVLGLGVMLALAAIQQLILSHINFGPVMLMVEVRGILINLVFYMFIHLMYQNYKNQQVNIELERIKSDNLGAQYELLKQQINPHFLFNSLNTLKAMVETDDKNSVDFILKLANFYRFTLESRKLDLIHLSEELEIVDAYNFLLKARFEDGFTFTNTIDSEYLGTLIPPFTLQLLIENCIKHNVVSLERPLHIKLYTEDDSIVVENQLQLKKTEDSSLGVGLKNIDLRYMHLLNKKAEIITTDKIFKIKLPLIHEYNHH, from the coding sequence ATGAAAGATACACCCTTCAGAATTTCTCCTGGAATTATATGGATCAGTTCAATTTTCCTGGGCTTGCTTGCCTCTGTGCCACAAATAGCAGAACGGCATTTTAATACCGCGGAGGCCGCCGTAAACTCGGCAATCACGGCTTTATTTGCGTTGTTTGTATGGTACTATAACATATACACACTGCAAGGAAACCCGTCTAAACAAAAAAACAGAAGTTTCTCGTATTCCCGGCTATTAACCAGCCTGGTGCTGGGCCTGGGCGTTATGCTGGCGTTAGCGGCCATTCAGCAATTAATATTGTCACATATCAATTTCGGGCCGGTGATGTTAATGGTTGAAGTAAGGGGTATACTTATTAACCTCGTTTTTTACATGTTCATACATCTCATGTATCAGAATTATAAAAACCAGCAGGTTAACATTGAGCTGGAGCGCATCAAATCTGATAACCTGGGCGCACAGTATGAATTGCTCAAACAGCAGATAAACCCCCACTTTTTGTTCAATAGCCTTAATACCCTGAAGGCCATGGTTGAAACCGATGATAAAAACTCGGTCGACTTTATTTTGAAGCTCGCAAATTTCTATCGTTTTACATTAGAAAGCCGTAAATTAGACCTCATCCATTTATCAGAAGAACTGGAAATTGTAGATGCTTATAATTTTTTGCTGAAAGCAAGATTTGAGGATGGCTTTACTTTTACAAATACCATTGACAGTGAATATCTCGGCACACTTATTCCGCCATTTACTTTACAGTTACTGATAGAAAACTGCATCAAACATAATGTGGTGTCGTTAGAGCGACCGTTACATATAAAGCTTTATACTGAGGATGACTCCATAGTTGTTGAAAACCAGCTACAGTTAAAAAAGACTGAAGACTCATCTTTAGGTGTAGGCCTTAAAAATATTGACCTGCGTTATATGCACCTGTTAAACAAGAAAGCTGAAATTATAACTACCGATAAAATATTCAAAATAAAACTCCCGCTAATACATGAATATAATCATCATTGA
- a CDS encoding methylated-DNA--[protein]-cysteine S-methyltransferase — translation MKNKSNESANEDTLLNKPAIINRINNTVLQLTNDAFTITEWEPEDNALPIFWKTADTTIGEVLIAATIKGVCFLGFTNGDRTFAFADLKRRFPGSIFPEKETEYIKEAVAHLNSPELNLPVHLHLKGTAFQLNVWKRLTLVPFGGITTYAALANGVRNARATGTAVGANPVSYILPCHRAVRSDGSFDRYYWGSEVKRKLLAYEDNER, via the coding sequence ATGAAAAACAAATCGAATGAATCGGCAAACGAGGATACTCTTTTAAATAAGCCAGCTATTATAAACCGCATTAATAACACCGTATTGCAATTGACCAATGATGCCTTTACAATAACAGAATGGGAACCGGAAGACAATGCTTTGCCGATATTCTGGAAAACAGCAGATACCACAATTGGAGAAGTACTTATAGCGGCTACAATAAAGGGAGTCTGCTTTTTAGGTTTTACAAATGGCGATAGGACATTTGCGTTTGCCGATCTTAAAAGAAGATTTCCCGGGAGCATTTTTCCGGAGAAAGAAACGGAATATATAAAGGAAGCCGTGGCGCATTTAAATAGTCCGGAGCTTAACCTCCCGGTACATCTTCATTTAAAAGGTACCGCGTTCCAGTTAAATGTATGGAAAAGACTGACCCTGGTGCCTTTTGGCGGGATTACTACTTATGCGGCGTTAGCTAATGGCGTCCGGAATGCGCGGGCCACCGGAACAGCTGTGGGCGCCAATCCGGTAAGCTATATTTTACCATGCCATCGCGCGGTTCGGTCTGACGGCAGTTTTGATCGTTATTATTGGGGCAGTGAGGTAAAAAGAAAACTGCTTGCTTATGAAGACAATGAGCGGTAA
- a CDS encoding 2OG-Fe(II) oxygenase: MMETQRALTIKQRIDNLNWQEITKTLHDKGFVIVKNVLNKEECDTLIKDYNADEYRKTINMERYRFGSGEYKYYKYPLPTIITNLRESIYPQIAPVANKWMQELGIDKQFPPAHEEMKNLSHAAGQTKPTVLILQYAEGGFNTLHQDLYGEVYFPLQMVFMLDQINHDYTGGEFVITEQVPRAQSKANVLTPGLGDMVLFTTNFRPVRGSKGYYRVNMKHGVSPLHSGHRHSLGIIFHDALS; this comes from the coding sequence ATGATGGAAACACAACGGGCTTTAACTATTAAACAACGTATAGACAACCTTAACTGGCAGGAAATTACAAAGACCTTACATGACAAGGGTTTTGTAATTGTTAAAAACGTTTTGAATAAAGAGGAATGCGATACCCTGATTAAAGATTATAATGCCGATGAATACCGGAAAACAATAAACATGGAGCGCTATCGGTTTGGAAGCGGGGAGTACAAATATTATAAATACCCTTTGCCGACTATCATTACCAATTTAAGGGAAAGTATTTACCCTCAAATTGCACCGGTTGCCAACAAATGGATGCAGGAACTTGGGATCGATAAGCAATTTCCCCCTGCCCATGAAGAGATGAAAAACCTGAGCCATGCAGCAGGGCAAACAAAACCTACCGTATTGATATTGCAATATGCTGAAGGCGGGTTTAACACCTTGCACCAGGATTTGTATGGAGAAGTATATTTTCCTTTACAAATGGTTTTTATGCTTGATCAAATAAACCACGACTATACCGGCGGCGAGTTTGTGATAACCGAACAGGTACCACGTGCGCAATCAAAAGCAAATGTATTAACACCCGGTTTGGGCGACATGGTTTTATTCACTACTAACTTTCGGCCGGTAAGGGGAAGCAAGGGATACTACAGGGTTAATATGAAGCACGGTGTAAGTCCGCTGCATAGCGGGCATAGGCATAGCCTGGGCATTATATTTCATGATGCGCTTAGCTAA
- a CDS encoding methylated-DNA--[protein]-cysteine S-methyltransferase: MKAQLNLFSNGLTGTDNSSAILDKAVLKERIKNTHFQSAHPSFIIVKWEAGDELLPMYYTIEETPLGEVLIAATSKGITYLGFIVKDETKAIADVKKRFPESNLMAGSTDWHIAAINRIENPETEQPLHLHLKGTEYQLSIWEKLLLIPFGGVTNYKMLGDGNPDSREIGAAVGANPVGYLIPCHRVIRADGNFYGFFWGNKVKAHLLTYEAVCAVN; the protein is encoded by the coding sequence ATGAAAGCTCAATTAAATTTATTTAGTAACGGTTTAACCGGCACAGATAACAGTTCAGCAATTTTAGATAAGGCTGTATTGAAGGAGCGTATTAAAAACACTCATTTTCAATCTGCCCATCCATCGTTTATCATAGTAAAATGGGAGGCTGGCGATGAGCTATTGCCCATGTATTATACAATTGAAGAAACACCACTGGGCGAGGTTTTAATAGCCGCTACTTCAAAGGGTATAACTTATCTGGGGTTTATTGTTAAGGATGAAACCAAAGCTATAGCCGATGTAAAAAAGCGCTTCCCCGAAAGTAATTTAATGGCAGGCAGTACAGATTGGCATATCGCAGCAATAAACCGGATAGAAAATCCCGAAACCGAACAGCCATTACATTTGCATTTAAAAGGTACCGAATACCAGTTAAGCATTTGGGAAAAGCTGTTGTTGATCCCTTTCGGCGGGGTTACAAACTACAAAATGTTAGGTGATGGTAATCCCGATTCGCGGGAGATTGGCGCAGCCGTAGGAGCGAATCCGGTTGGTTATTTGATCCCTTGCCACCGGGTTATCCGGGCCGATGGTAATTTTTATGGCTTTTTCTGGGGAAATAAGGTTAAAGCTCATTTATTAACTTATGAGGCCGTATGTGCTGTCAATTAA
- a CDS encoding bifunctional helix-turn-helix domain-containing protein/methylated-DNA--[protein]-cysteine S-methyltransferase — MKTQQEIDYNRIAEAISFFRENFKSQPSLDDVAEHVHLSPFHFQRMFLEWAGVTPKQFLQYLSIEHAKEILKNTNSNLFETAFETGLSGTGRLHDLFIKVEGMTPGEYKNGGSSLQINYSFADTPFGKVIVASTNKGICHMAFVDEGEELALEKLKANYPNAAYSQLVDRIQQNALFIFTQDWSRLDEIKLHLKGTDFQIKVWETLLKVPPGGLTTYGDLAKKAGFEKASRAVGTSVGNNPVAFLIPCHRVIKSTGEIGQYHWGSARKNAIIGWEAALQRKAS, encoded by the coding sequence ATGAAAACGCAACAGGAAATAGATTATAACAGAATAGCGGAGGCGATTAGTTTCTTCAGGGAAAACTTTAAATCGCAGCCAAGCCTTGATGATGTTGCCGAACACGTGCACCTCAGCCCATTTCATTTTCAACGTATGTTTTTGGAATGGGCCGGGGTAACGCCAAAGCAATTTCTCCAGTACCTGAGCATAGAACATGCTAAGGAAATATTAAAAAACACCAATTCGAACCTTTTTGAAACGGCCTTTGAAACTGGTTTATCAGGTACCGGCAGGCTGCACGACCTGTTTATCAAGGTTGAGGGGATGACACCCGGCGAATATAAAAACGGCGGCTCGTCGCTTCAAATCAATTATTCGTTTGCCGATACGCCATTTGGTAAGGTGATCGTAGCGTCTACCAATAAAGGGATATGCCACATGGCGTTTGTTGACGAGGGTGAAGAATTGGCCCTGGAAAAATTGAAGGCAAATTATCCAAACGCAGCTTACAGCCAGCTTGTGGACAGGATACAGCAAAATGCCCTGTTTATTTTTACGCAGGACTGGAGCCGTCTGGATGAAATAAAACTGCACCTAAAAGGCACCGACTTTCAGATAAAGGTATGGGAAACGTTATTAAAAGTGCCGCCGGGCGGACTTACCACCTATGGCGACCTTGCCAAAAAAGCAGGCTTTGAAAAAGCATCAAGAGCGGTTGGAACCAGCGTTGGGAACAATCCCGTAGCATTCCTGATACCCTGTCACCGGGTTATCAAATCAACCGGCGAAATTGGGCA